The following coding sequences are from one Solea solea chromosome 4, fSolSol10.1, whole genome shotgun sequence window:
- the htr3b gene encoding 5-hydroxytryptamine receptor 3B: MSLIWLMLLFSAHLSECVPEKPKRSALNQLTRTLLRQYDCGVRPVHNWTSATTVSIDLILQSVLGVDGKTQSMTISIWYRQIWTDEFLVWDPEEFDGITEISLSSDAIWIPDVIVSELVDGGKSPPIPYVYVNSSGSVKNYRPMQVVLACSLEMYAFPFDKQNCSLTFRSWLHSVNEIDLSLWRSAEAIANDKREFMNDGEWELLSIPSRYWQIHHDNTDYAHIQFNVLIRRRPLLYVVGLLIPSIFLMLVDVISFYLPPDSGVRIAFKISILLGYTVFRVNLTDELPSSAVTTPLIGVFFVVCMAMLMLSLTKSILVVKLLHHSEKEVREMSVSACLLDKYGSSGHDFDDSAVTSVKTLEHINASDDYELDSSLEGDLLSLTEIQEVSPGPEWLLQELISLRLALSQEDSESAAQGDWLALCSKLDCLLFRLYLLVLALYAGTLLLLWATWSFA, translated from the exons ATGTCGCTCATTTGGCTGATGCTGCTGTTCTCAG cCCATTTGTCCGAATGTGTGCCAGAGAAGCCAAAGAGGTCAGCGCTGAACCAGCTGACCAGGACCCTGCTGAGACAATATGACTGCGGCGTCCGGCCTGTTCACAACTGGACCAGTGCTACCACAGTCTCCATAGACCTCATACTGCAGTCTGTCCTTGGAGTG GATGGAAAAACACAGAGTATGACAATTAGTATTTGGTACAGACAG ATCTGGACCGATGAGTTCCTGGTTTGGGATCCAGAGGAGTTTGATGGCATCACAGAAATCTCGCTGTCATCAGATGCAATCTGGATTCCTGATGTCATCGTCAGTGAACT tgtggATGGAGGGAAATCTCCACCGATCCCTTATGTTTACGTCAACTCCTCCGGCTCAGTGAAGAACTATCGGCCCATGCAGGTGGTGCTGGCCTGCAGCCTGGAGATGTACGCGTTTCCCTTTGACAAGCAGAACTGCAGCCTCACCTTCCGCAGCTGGCTGCACTCAG TTAATGAAATAGACCTCTCTCTGTGGAGGAGCGCGGAGGCCATCGCTAATGACAAGAGGGAGTTCATGAATGACGGGGAATGGGAGCTGCTGTCCATCCCTTCACGCTACTGGCAAATCCACCACGACAACACCGACTACGCACACATCCAGTTCAAT GTTTTGATCCGCCGGCGCCCCCTGCTGTACGTGGTGGGTCTCCTCATACCCAGTATCTTCCTCATGCTGGTGGATGTGATCAGCTTCTATCTGCCTCCGGACAGTGGCGTACGCATCGCCTTCAAGATCAGCATACTGTTGGGCTACACCGTCTTCAGAGTCAACCTGACGGACGAACTGCCCTCCTCTGCTGTCACGACTCCTCTTATCG gtgtgttctTCGTGGTGTGCATGGCCATGCTGATGCTCAGCCTGACCAAATCCATACTGGTGGTGAAGCTGCTCCACCACAGTGAGAAGGAGGTCAGGGAAATGTCGGTGTCCGCCTGCCTGCTGGACAAGTACGGCTCAAGTGGTCACGACTTCGACGACAGCGCTGTGACCTCTGTCAAAACCCTTGAACACATCAACGCGAGTGATG ATTATGAGCTGGACTCCTCACTGGAGGGTGATTTGCTGTCCCTGACTGAGATCCAGGAGGTTTCTCCTGGGCCGGAATGGCTCCTCCAGGAGCTGATTTCCCTTCGCTTGGCTCTATCCCAGGAGGACAGCGAGTCCGCAGCTCAGGGTGATTGGCTGGCCCTGTGTTCAAAGCTCGACTGTTTGCTGTTCCGTCTCTACCTGTTGGTGCTGGCCCTGTACGCTGgtactctgctgctgctctgggcCACCTGGAGCTTTGCCTGA
- the htr3a gene encoding 5-hydroxytryptamine receptor 3A yields MRLSSGWTTLLFLLIQGASRACTAKRLGSSTGRFANATLVRLSEFLSAGYKKGVRPVKDWRTSTIVAIDLMVYSILNVDEKNQVLTTYVWYRQSWTDEFLVWDPEDFDEVKQVSLPTANVWVPDILINEFVDVGKSPDIPYVYVTHDGLVRNYKPIQVVTACTLNIYNFPFDVQKCSLTFQSWLHTIDDINITLMRSPEELREDKSVFMNQGEWELLHILSNYKIFSVDNDDYYAEMKFHVVIRRRPLFYTVNLLMPSIFLMVMDIVGFYLPPDSGERVSFKITLLLGYSVFLIIVSDTLPATAIGTPLIGVYFVVCMALLVISLTETVLIVRLVHKQDLQPPVPHWVKYLVLERAPVLFCIHRKHRLCSRLSSHTSDLEPYKENSYGSARCTHHHHHTCEVGQRLSHHDREGGLRGLGLPPARDPTPPVMDNILHEVTAIRHFLEKRDRCREVAKEWLQVGYVLDVLLFRVYLVAVVAYSITLGTLWSVWQVA; encoded by the exons ATGAGACTCTCGTCGGGATGGACAACACTACTGTTCCTGCTGATTCAAGGAGCTTCACGAGCGtgcacag CTAAGCGCCTGGGCAGCAGCACAGGACGATTCGCCAACGCCACACTCGTGCGCCTGTCGGAGTTCCTGAGTGCGGGTTATAAGAAAGGAGTGAGACCAGTGAAAGATTGGAGGACGTCCACTATCGTCGCCATAGACCTCATGGTTTACTCCATTCTGAATGTG GATGAGAAGAACCAGGTTTTGACAACATACGTGTGGTACAGACAA TCGTGGACGGATgaattcctggtctgggacccTGAAGACTTTGATGAAGTCAAACAAGTGTCTTTACCCACGGCTAACGTGTGGGTGCCCGACATCCTCATCAATGAGTT CGTGGACGTGGGGAAGTCTCCCGACATCCCTTACGTCTATGTGACTCACGATGGACTCGTGCGCAACTACAAGCCCATCCAGGTGGTGACGGCCTGCACGCTCAACATCTACAATTTCCCTTTTGATGTGCAGAAATGTAGCCTCACCTTCCAGAGTTGGCTCCACACCA TCGATGACATCAACATCACGCTGATGCGAAGCCCCGaggagctcagggaggacaagAGCGTCTTCATGAACCAGGGAGAGTGGGAGCTGCTGCACATCCTGTCCAACTACAAGATCTTCAGCGTGGACAACGACGACTACTACGCCGAGATGAAGTTCCAC GTGGTGATCCGACGGCGGCCGCTGTTCTACACCGTGAACCTGCTCATGCCCAGCATCTTCCTGATGGTGATGGACATCGTTGGCTTCTATCTGCCACCAGACAGTGGAGAGAGGGTTTCCTTCAAGATCACTTTGCTCCTGGGCTACTCCGTCTTCCTCATCATCGTCTCAGACACTCTGCCAGCCACTGCCATAGGAACCCCGCTGATAG GCGTGTACTTCGTGGTGTGCATGGCGCTCCTGGTGATCAGTCTGACAGAAACCGTGCTGATCGTGCGCCTGGTCCACAAGCAGGACCTGCAGCCTCCCGTGCCTCACTGGGTGAAGTACCTGGTGCTGGAGAGAGCTCCGGTCCTGTTCTGCATCCACAGGAAGCACCGCCTCTGCTCCAGACTGTCGTCCCACACCTCGGACCTGGAGCCGTACAAGGAGAACAGCTATGGATCTG CGCGGtgcacacaccaccaccaccacacctgcGAGGTCGGTCAAAGGCTGAGCCATCACGACAGGGAAGGCGGCCTGCGTGGCCTTGGCCTGCCGCCCGCCAGAGACCCCACGCCGCCCGTCATGGACAACATCCTGCACGAGGTGACGGCCATACGTCACTTCCTGGAGAAGAGGGACAGGTGCCGGGAAGTGGCCAAAGAGTGGCTGCAGGTGGGCTACGTGCTGGACGTGCTGCTCTTCAGGGTCTACCTGGTGGCCGTGGTGGCGTACAGCATCACACTGGGCACACTGTGGTCAGTGTGGCAGGTCGCCTGA